In Halorussus lipolyticus, a genomic segment contains:
- a CDS encoding ParA family protein, translating into MLSYSVYSEAGGVGKTTLTANLAVAHARAGLNVLVVPLDPQDGDLSYLFDVDHNRADSDVDTLVHHLVGRGKGEFMDLIETVEHGVDIIPEHNRLEDLGETLRKEQEARSDFGESFPMWTQLQRVLREAEVHKHYDVLLVDPPASSGPHLYNALDATRNLVMPVEPSGKGQASVSGLNDLVSNLEEQLEINIGVLAAVPNRVKGTRDQDAVIEDIEDQGFDVPVVLRDRTSLLEGCWSEKCSAYTYVREHRSRERDYELETLAKFDDIARHLEAEGSIEAPNPPESGSLKRDDVEVRA; encoded by the coding sequence ATGCTCTCGTACTCGGTCTATAGTGAAGCAGGTGGCGTCGGAAAAACCACGCTCACCGCAAACTTAGCGGTAGCGCACGCCAGAGCCGGCCTCAACGTCCTTGTCGTCCCACTCGACCCCCAAGACGGCGATCTAAGCTACCTTTTCGATGTCGACCACAACCGAGCAGACAGCGATGTCGACACGCTCGTCCACCACCTCGTGGGGCGAGGGAAAGGCGAGTTCATGGACCTCATCGAAACCGTCGAACACGGTGTCGATATCATCCCAGAACACAATCGACTCGAAGATTTAGGGGAAACACTACGGAAAGAGCAGGAAGCCCGAAGCGACTTCGGCGAGTCATTCCCAATGTGGACGCAACTCCAGCGGGTTCTCCGAGAAGCAGAAGTTCACAAGCACTACGATGTCCTCCTCGTTGACCCGCCCGCAAGTTCGGGCCCGCACCTCTACAACGCGCTGGACGCAACTCGGAATCTCGTTATGCCGGTCGAACCCTCCGGAAAAGGGCAGGCGTCAGTAAGTGGACTGAACGACCTCGTGTCGAACCTCGAAGAACAGTTAGAGATCAATATTGGTGTCCTCGCTGCAGTACCGAATCGGGTGAAAGGGACACGCGATCAGGATGCAGTCATCGAAGATATCGAGGATCAAGGGTTCGACGTACCAGTTGTTCTCCGTGACCGTACGTCACTACTCGAAGGATGCTGGAGTGAGAAGTGTAGTGCATACACGTACGTGCGCGAACACAGAAGTCGGGAGCGCGACTACGAATTAGAGACGCTCGCGAAGTTCGACGATATCGCACGGCACCTCGAAGCTGAAGGGAGCATCGAAGCGCCAAACCCACCGGAGTCCGGTAGCCTCAAACGCGACGACGTGGAGGTGCGTGCATGA